The window GAGCGCACCGACTTGAAACTGACGGTTGTTGGCAGTGCCGTGAATGAGGAGTCGGTGGAGTGCCCCGTCATTGACGCCGTGGAATACCTGCCTTGGGTGACCCCGGCCGAAGTAAATGCCCTCTATAAAACGGCCGATGCCCTGATTGTCCCCAGTCGCTGGGAAGGTTTTGCCATGGTCCCTCTCGAAGGAATGGCCATGGGCGTCCCCGTTATTGCCAGTGACTGTACATCCCTGCCTGAACTGGTGACGCACAACGTCACGGGCTACATATTTTCAACGGGCGATCACCAAGCGCTGACCAACATTTTAGTGAATATCAAGAAACAGAAGTTGCTGGAACTCGGCACCGAAAGCCGCAAGCGGGTGCGCGAACGGTTCAGCGCATCGCTGATGATCCAGCAAACCTACGACGTGTATTCCGCTCAAACTTATTAAGTAGATATCAAGCTATGAACGTAACTATTTTGCATGGCTACAGTGCATCCAATTCAGGTGACGGCCTTCTCGTGGATTTGGCTATCGCCCTGGTGCTGCGAAACTTTGGTGCTGACACGTTAATCAACGTCGTTGCGTCCGACCCCAAATCATTCAGTTATCTTCCGTATAAGCGGTATGACGCGCCGGTCATGGCGGCTAAAGGGCTGGGGCGCGTAAAAGAAGCGGTGTTCCTTAAACAGTCTTACGCGCCGCTCGCTGACCTCTTGAGCACTACCGATCTGATTGTCGGGGTGGGCGGCGGGTACATGCGGTCAAAAAGCGCCTTTGAACACATCAAGCTGAAACTGGGTCATGCCAAACAACTCGAAACGGCGATCTTGAGCAAGGTGCCGTCGGTTTACCTGCCGCAAAGTATTGGCCCGTTCCACGGTGAGAGCAGTGCCATCGTAAAACACTACGCCAGCGCCGATGCGGTGTTTGTCCGTGACAACAGGTCTTCGGCCATTTTCGAAGCCAATGAAAATGTCTATCGAGCGCCAGACCTGGCGGTCCAGGCGTTGGCGAAAAAGATGTTGATGCAACCCAAGTTCACTCGATGTGCGTCATCGCCTGCCGTGGTTTGCGTGGTTTTACGCAAACCGCCGGAATGGAGCAAAGAGAAGAAAGTTGCCTATGTTGCCAACCTGAAGCTTCTGTTGAAGCGACTAAGGGCGAAGAGCAAAGTGGTCTGCGCTGTCCAGAGCGCCGTCCGTGGCAACGATGACGGGGCGTTCTACCGGGAACTCGGTATTACCGAGGACCTCCTGCCCCTGAAGGCGACACTGGCCAAGTATCAGCCTGATCTGGTCATTTCCGTGAGGCTGCACGGAGCCATTGAATCGCTCCTCGCCGGCGTGCCTGCGTTCCATATCAGCTATGAACGAAAAGGCTTTGGCGCCTATCAGGATATGGGCGTGGAAGACTGGGTGATCAACGGTGGAGATATCAATGTCGACACCATTATCGACACTGTTTACGCGCCAAACGCCTTGTCCCGATTCGGTAAGAAGCTGACGGATACCTGCAAAGAAATCGAAGCCAAAACGGAGCTGATGGACACTATCATCAAAGGGATTGTTCGATGATATTTCGGTTGTTGCTACGGGGAGGGGCATTAGGCGCGAAGTTTTTGCTGGTGTTGGCCATCACTCATTACCTGGGTTATGACGCATTGGGTTTCTACGGTGTGGTGGTCGCTGCCTCTTTGATCGCCTCCAAGTTTTACAGCGTCGGCTTCAGCTCTGAAATCAATCGGCTGATCAGCGTGGGAGGCAGTACAAGGCTCGTCGTTGATAAGGTGCTGATTCTGTACCTGGCCGTTGGTTTGTTGTTATCGGTGGTCACGGTCGCACTCTATTCACTGTTCAGCGATGTTGAGGCGAGTGCCGCGTTGATCGCGTGCGTCACGCTGTTGCTGCTCACCGAGCATCTTTCCTTCGAAATAAACTCGTTTGTCTTTTCCGCACAAAAAGCCAACTGGGGCGCGTTGTTGTTTTTCATCAAGACCGGCCTCTGGGCGCTCGTTGCCGTGGGCGGACTCATGGCGGGCGTGGTGTCCACCATCGCCAGTGTGCTTTGGTTATGGGTGGCGACCAACCTTATGGTGATCGTGGCCGGTTACTTGATTGTGGTTAACGTTCACAAGGGGCGGGACATCAGTGCCGTCACCACGGTTTCGGTGTGGCGGGCAGGGCTGCCCTTTTATCTGGGCGGTGGGCTGATCGCATTAAGTCAGTACGCTGAACGTTTTCTGATTCTGGACTTGGAACCGTATGCCAGCCTCGGCAAGTACGTGTATTCCTGGTCCGCCGCCAATACGTTGCAAGCGCTGTCCTACGCGGTTGTCGCAGTCGTGGGCATTCCCGTGCTCGCCAAGCGTTATAAAGACAACCAGCAGGCGCTGACGGTCCGGCAGTTATTCGTCAATCAATGGGTGCTGCGTTCACTCATTGTTTCCTGCGCGGTGGCTGTGCTGATTTATGCCTTCTTTAACATCCTGCTCGATTACGTGGCCGCGGCAGTTCCGCGTCCGGATAACCGGATTTTAGCGATTCTGATTTTCTCTTTTGCCCTGCGCGCCGTCGGCGACATCGTATGGGGGGGGCTTATCGCCTCCAGGAACAGTCGGGTTTCATTAGCGAGTGCGGCGATCTGCCTGCTGATTTCGTTGCCTGTCAGTTATGTGCTCATCAAGCACTATTCAATTTATGGCGCGGCGTGGGGCAATGTCTTTTCAATTACGGTGCAACTGGCCGTTATTGCGTTGCTGACCAGGTTTGCCCGGGCGAAGGGGAGCTTGTAATGGCTATCTCTCTACCGTCCATAGAGTTTCGCGGAAGAAAACTCGATTCGCCCATTTCATTCCTGATTCTGCTCTGTGGTCTTTTTCTGTCTATTGCGATGCCGCTATTGATGCACCGCGATCCGGGTCCTGATGCAATGACCTTGTGGACGTCATACGTACGTTCAGACAACTGCAATTTCTGGAATCCGTTTTCACCAGACCGGTCCTCTTACGAATGTTCCGCCTACCTGTTGCGTCCCACCGGTATCAACCTGACCAATGCGTGGGCATACGGGATGCTGTGCAATCTGTTTCTGACCTCTATCCCGATCTTCATCTTCAAACGAATACCGATAACGATCTTCCTGACCTTGTGCCTGTGGGGCGTTGTCAGGTCATTTTTCCTGGACAACCTGACCAAGGAAATCATTGTCTCGGTGGCGGTGATCGCCATTTTGTTTTTTTCCTTTTCGAAACGATACCGAGCGGGCTTTTTCCTTTCTGCGCTGTTTTACGGCGTGTTGATTCGCCCTTACTGGATATTGTTTTCACTGGTCTGGGTCGGTGTGTGCTTCATGAAAAAGCATGTATCGCGTTTCAGCTTTTTCGTGATGTTGTTCATGTTCTATCTGGTGATCGCGACGGCGATTCAATTGCTGGTCGGCTATTCCGTCTCGTCCATTCGCGCCAGTAACAATGAACAGCGGACCCTCGGTGAAGAGGGGTCAAAGTCGTTGATCGTGTCGTGGCTCAGTGGCGGTGATTTCGTGTCGCAGGCTGTGGACTCGATGAGCATCTTTTTCAGGCTGTCGTTCCCGGTAGAGTTGATTCTGCTCTCCGGCCTGGGGCAGATCATATTCGTCGTCCTGATGATGATGACCTCGTTGCTGATGTTCAAAATGATGACGTCGAGTCATTACAAGGGCGCAACCATCGCGCCGAAAGTCAAAGAGCTGATTGCGATCCCACTGTCCTTTTTATTGGTGCAGGGTTTGTTCGAGCCTGACTTCGGCTCGTTCGCCCGACATTTCTCCATGGTGGTGCCGGTGCTGTTTCTGGGGCTGGGATTGCAGTTGCGCTCAAGAACACCTGAGTCGGTTGAATCAAGCGTGTTGCGCTGAGGTTTGCGGTTTATGCAAAGCAAGAAAAAATCGTTGGAAATAGAAACGCTCAGGGGCCTGGCGTGCCTGTTGCTGGTGCTCTATCACGTGATAGGTCCGCTGGGTGGCGGACTGAAAATAGACCTGGGCTCGCCATTTCGGATTCTCGCGGATTCGATGGTGTACGTCAGGATGCCGCTGTTCACCTTTATCTCGGGCTATATCTATTCGATTTACAAAATCCGGGGCAATGACTTCTCCGCTTACTGCGTTGGCAAGGTGAGACGGTTGATCGTGCCTTTGTTTTTTGTCGGTATCCCTTTCTCGGTGCTGCAGGTTGTCGGGCCAGGTGTGAACAAGGACCTCGGTTTAATAGACGCCTTGTTGTCGTTCTACGTGCCGGTTAACCATTTCTGGTTTTTGCAGGCGGTTTTTATCATCTTTATGTTTGTCGGGTTTTTACAGTGGCGCGGTCTGTTGCAGACGGCGACGCGGCTGTACCTGCTGTTTTTGTTCTCGGCGGTGGTGTTCTTGCTGCCGTTGTTTCCGGTCGATGCGTTTGGCATCAATGGCGCTGTCTATTTGCTGCCGTTCTTCGTGACGGGGATGATTTGCCACGAAAAGGTCAGTGTTTTAAAGCAGTCACTCAAAGTGACCGGGCCGGTCGTGTTCGTCTTGATATCGGTTGCGCTGCTTTATATCGCCGCGGTGGATCGCGAACTCATTGTCGATCGCCGAAGTCTTGTCGGTTTGCTCGTTGGCTGTACGTCCTGTGTCGCGCTACTGTCGAGTGACATGCGCTCCAAAGCACTGATCTGGCTCGGCGGATATTCTTACGCCATCTTCCTCTTTCACGTGTTGTTTGCCGCCAGTTCACGGTTCGCCTTGGGGCGTTTGGGCGTTACGGACGAAAGCGTTCTGGTCGTCGGCGGTGTGTTGTGCGGGTTGTTGGGGCCGGTGGTGCTGTCGACTATTTTCAGCCGTTTTGCCATGACTTCAGTTCTGTTTTTGGGCGAACGTTCAAGCAGCAAAAAGATTCCAGTGTCAGGGCTCAAGGTGTCTCAATCCTGAGCGCCGATTCTGCCGACCTGCTTATAGATAGATGGATGAGCCAATGGACTATGTCGAAGATGTACGACCCGTTTCGGCTCCGGTGATCGAAGTGAGCCGTCCACGCGAACGGCTTGCCGCAATGGCCAAGGGTAAAGCGGGGGAGGTACTGGCCATCTCGGTGATCGGCGACAGCTACAGCGCCGGGCAGGACTTTTACTTGAATGATCTCACTCAACACCTGGCGAAAGATTTCGGTTTCGCCGGACCCGGTTATGTCGGGTTCAATCACGGCGCCGCACTCGGTGGCTCGAATTTCAAATACACCCGCAGCAGCAAGAAGCACTTCGGTGGGGATTGGGACGTTTCCAGTCTTGGCCAGGCAAGTCCGGACAGCCGCACCGTTTCCGGGCAACCGGGTGCTTATCTAGAAGTGGATTCCAACGAAACGGCGGTCATCAATACCTCCATCGCCCAAGCCAAATTGCTGTATCTGGGCGATGGCAAAACCAGTGAGATGCGCTACCGGTGGTCACCTTCGGACGACTGGCATCCTTTGACGATGACGGGGTCAGGGGTTCAGGAAGTGCAACTAAGCGTTCCCGCCAAGGCTGAATGGGCGCTAAGGCTCGAAGTGGTGAAAGGTGCGCCGACGTTGTTTGGTCTGTGGCTGGCTAATAATCGTGGCGGCGTCAGGGTCTCCAAACTCGCCGCTTCCGGTGCCGCCTCAGGTGACTTTTATAAAAGCGATCGCCAATGGCAGACCCAATGGAAGGCCGTCGTTTCGAAGATACCGGCGGACGTTTACCTGATCATGTTAGGCGGTAATGACCAGGGATTTGGCGTAAAGCCCAAGGACTACCTGGAGAACATGAAAGGGTTGGTACGGATGATTCGTGAAGTTCATCCGGCGGCGAGCATCAACGTGATCCTGCGTCAGGACACGACACGCTCCAGTGCCTATCCGATGACGGAGTACGCCCAGGTGCTTGAACCCTGGGCGCGTTCGCAAAACATCGCGTATTCGAGTTTGCAGTGCACGTTCGGACCCGACTTCAAACGCTACGCCAATGACGGGCCGACCCCCATGATTGGCCCGGACAAAATACACCCGATCCCGGGGGCGGGCGGCCGGCTTATCTCCGATTACGTGTATCGCTTGATTGTCGGTGGAGTCAGTGAATGCGATTCTGCGTTGAAGTAATCACTCACCGTTCAAAGTGTTCCAGATGGCTCAGCAGCTCTGCGGTCTTCACTGGCATCAAGTCAGGATCACGTCGGGTTTCAACATTGATAACGATTGCCGGGTCGCTGTAACGGACGCGAACCCGGAATCGCCAATCGTTGAGAATCACTTTGAGTCCGTCGCGATCATCCATATCCAGAGCCTGGTGCGCGTACAGACTTTTCAGGTGGTCCAAGAGCGCAAAGGGATTGCTGACCGGGCGATGGATATCGCCCGAAGAGGGGAACACCCCGATGCGCTCAACCAGTAAGGGTGTACCAAACCAGGCAGCCGAGGTGGAAGATAACGACGGGTTTTTTGACAGCCAGGCCATCACCCCGAAGTTGCTCGCTTTGTGTTCGATGTCTGCCGAGCGTTTTGCAGTGGTCATAGTGGCCTGCCTGGGTGAATGGGTCGGGTTAAAGACCGTTGAGATACAGCTGCTCGTAGCAAAAGTTGGTGGCGTCGATATAGCCTTCTGCACCACCGCAATCAAAGCGCATTCCTTCGAACTTGTAGGCCAGTACGCAGCCATTTTGCGCCTGCTTCATCAGCGCGTCGGTGATCTGGATTTCACCGCCCTTGCCTGGTTGGGTGTCGGCGATCAGATCAAAAATATCCGGGGTCAGAATGTAACGGCCAATGATTGCCAGGTTGGACGGTGCGTCTTCGGGCGCCGGCTTCTCGACCATGCTGTTGACCCGGTAGATGCCTTCGGAAATCAGCTCGCCGGCGATCACGCCGTATTTGTGCGTCTGATCCCGTGGGACTTCTTGAATGGCCACGATCGAGCAGCGGAATTTTTTGTAGAGCTTGATCATCTGCGCCAGTACGCCGTCACCTTGCAGGTTCAGGCACAAGTCATCCGCCAGCACCACGGCAAAAGGTTCGTCGCCGATCAAGGGGCGACCGCTGAGAATCGCATGCCCCAGGCCCTTCATTTCGACCTGGCGGGTGTAGGCGAACGTGCAGGTTTCAATCAGCTCCCGCGTGCCGGCCAGAAACTTTTCCTTCTCGGTGCCGCGAATCTGGTGTTCCAGTTCATAGCTGATATCGAAATGGTCTTCCAGCGCACGTTTGCCCCGGCCGGTCACAATCGCCATGTGTTGCAGACCGGCGTCCCGTGCTTCTTCAACGGCGTACTGGATTAAAGGCTTGTTGACGATCGGCAGCATTTCCTTCGGCATTGCTTTAGTAGCAGGCAAGAAACGCGTGCCATAACCGGCGGCAGGGAACAAGCATTTACGAATCATAGATATATCCTGGAAAGTCATTGTCCACAGCCATACAGAGAGCAGTGTCGGGAATGGCCGTGAGTTTTGATGTATTGCTGAAGTTGTACTTTAATACCTGAGTGGGGGGTTATTGGCAATTATTAGCGGGTGCAGAGTAGGGTAAATGTTATTAGTTGTCGGGCTTGAGGTTGTTTAGTTAGTTTTAGTCGGTGTCTATCAATAGTGTCGGTTGTTTTGAAGTGCTAATAAGTGTTCGGCGTCACTTCGTTACGTGCGCATCAAACATTGCATGTAATCGAGCACTTCAATACCCCACTATGGACCGCTCTATGAAGATTCTGGTAACGGGTGGAACCGGTTATATCGGTTCTCACACCACACTTGCGCTGCTTGAGGCGGGCTTCGACGTGGTTGTGCTGGACAACCTTTGCAACAGCTCTGACGCGTCGCTGCACGCCATTGAAGCCATCTGCGGCAAAACCCCGTTGATGATTCGCGGGGATGTGTGCGACCGGGCATTGCTGGACCGGATTTTTCAGGAGCACTGCATCGATGCTGTCCTGCATTTTGCCGGGCTCAAAGCCGTAGGCGAGAGCGTGCGCAAGCCGCTTGAGTATTACGAAGCCAACGTCTGCGGGAGCATTACGCTGTGCCAGGCGATGTCCGCGGCCGGTGTATTCCGCTTGGTGTTCAGTTCATCGGCGACGGTGTACGGCGCGCCGGAGCAGATGCCAATTCACGAAGATTTTCCTACAGGCACGCCGACCAATCCTTACGGGCAATCCAAGCTGTTCATCGAAAACGTGCTGCAGGATCTGTGTGCGGCAGAGCCGCGCTGGAGCATTGCGCTGCTGCGCTATTTCAACCCGATCGGCGCACACGCCAGCGGCCATATGGGCGAAGACCCCAACGGGATTCCCAATAATCTGGTGCCTTACATCAGCCAGGTTGCCGTCGGCAGCCTGCAGGAACTGTCGATATTCGGTGACGATTACCCCACCGTCGATGGCACCGGCGTGCGCGACTACATCCACGTGGTGGATCTGGCGGACGGGCACCTCAAGGCATTGCAGTCGATCTCGTCGTGCACCGGCATCAATATCTGGAACCTGGGCACGGGCGACGGTTACAGCGTTCTCGAGGTCCTGCGGGCATTCGAGCAGGCTTCGGGGCGGCCAGTGCCTTATCGCGTGATGCCGCGACGTTCCGGCGATGTCGCCGAGTGTTGGGCCGATCCTTCCAAAGCGGCAAAGGAGCTTGGCTGGAAGGCCACGCGGAGTTTGCAGGAGATGATGGCGGACACCTGGCGTTGGCAATCGAACCATCCCAGGGGCTACATCGACTAATGCTTGAGGGGCCCTTCAACCCATGGTTTTTCTGCTGAACTGTTATATCAGGGCGCGATGTTAATTATGGTCGGGAAAATTGACTGGAAACACAACCGGCAAGTCCGTAGATATAAAGAACACGCAGGAAGGAGTTTGATATGAAAAAGATGATGGTAATTGCCGCGCTGTCCATGATGAGCAGCGGGGCGTTTGCGGTAGAAGCACCTCTTACGCTGGATACAAAAGTGCTGGGTGATGTAACAGCGGCACAAGCTGCACTGGCTAGCACTGCCCTGGTTTCAGGTGCAGTGGCTGCTTCCAGCAGCGGTGGAAGTTCCAACGGCGGAACCACCGGAAGTACCGGGACAACTGGCACTACCGGGACCACCGGCACAAACTGAAAAAATACCGCAGGTGTCACACAAGATTGCCCGGCTAACACTGGGCGATCTTGTTTTGGGTTTGCCCTTGAATAGCGTAGTGCCATTATGATTCGTAGTGTTCCTTTTTTAATGCTGGCAAGTATTGCTTTGCAAGGTTGTATGTTTTCGCCGGGGCAACATATGAGCACCAGCGATATCACTCGCGAAGGCGCCAGTGAAAACAGTCGGGTCGAGCTTATTCCGATTACCCCCAAGCTCATCGCCATGGACAGGGCCACTCAGACACATGAGTCATTGCCTCCGGAATTGCTGACCACGCCCGACGAATACCGCATTGGCAACAACGATGTCTTGTACATCACGGTATGGGATCACCCCGAGCTGACCGCACCTTCTGGCGCGCAACAGCAGATCGATGCGAACGGCCGTCTTGTGCGTTCCGATGGCACGCTTTATTACCCCTACATCAAAGAAGTCCAGGCAGCCGGAAAGACCATCCAGCAACTGCGATCCGACATCGCCGAGAAGTTATCGACCTTCATCTCGGACCCACAAGTGGACGTCGCCGTATTGCGCTTTGCCAGTCAGAAAGTGGTGGTGTCGGGCGCCGTATTGAGAGCTGGCCCGCAAGCGATTTCCA is drawn from Pseudomonas sp. 31-12 and contains these coding sequences:
- the galE gene encoding UDP-glucose 4-epimerase GalE yields the protein MKILVTGGTGYIGSHTTLALLEAGFDVVVLDNLCNSSDASLHAIEAICGKTPLMIRGDVCDRALLDRIFQEHCIDAVLHFAGLKAVGESVRKPLEYYEANVCGSITLCQAMSAAGVFRLVFSSSATVYGAPEQMPIHEDFPTGTPTNPYGQSKLFIENVLQDLCAAEPRWSIALLRYFNPIGAHASGHMGEDPNGIPNNLVPYISQVAVGSLQELSIFGDDYPTVDGTGVRDYIHVVDLADGHLKALQSISSCTGINIWNLGTGDGYSVLEVLRAFEQASGRPVPYRVMPRRSGDVAECWADPSKAAKELGWKATRSLQEMMADTWRWQSNHPRGYID
- a CDS encoding mannose-1-phosphate guanylyltransferase; translation: MTTAKRSADIEHKASNFGVMAWLSKNPSLSSTSAAWFGTPLLVERIGVFPSSGDIHRPVSNPFALLDHLKSLYAHQALDMDDRDGLKVILNDWRFRVRVRYSDPAIVINVETRRDPDLMPVKTAELLSHLEHFER
- a CDS encoding acyltransferase family protein, producing MQSKKKSLEIETLRGLACLLLVLYHVIGPLGGGLKIDLGSPFRILADSMVYVRMPLFTFISGYIYSIYKIRGNDFSAYCVGKVRRLIVPLFFVGIPFSVLQVVGPGVNKDLGLIDALLSFYVPVNHFWFLQAVFIIFMFVGFLQWRGLLQTATRLYLLFLFSAVVFLLPLFPVDAFGINGAVYLLPFFVTGMICHEKVSVLKQSLKVTGPVVFVLISVALLYIAAVDRELIVDRRSLVGLLVGCTSCVALLSSDMRSKALIWLGGYSYAIFLFHVLFAASSRFALGRLGVTDESVLVVGGVLCGLLGPVVLSTIFSRFAMTSVLFLGERSSSKKIPVSGLKVSQS
- a CDS encoding polysaccharide pyruvyl transferase family protein; the encoded protein is MNVTILHGYSASNSGDGLLVDLAIALVLRNFGADTLINVVASDPKSFSYLPYKRYDAPVMAAKGLGRVKEAVFLKQSYAPLADLLSTTDLIVGVGGGYMRSKSAFEHIKLKLGHAKQLETAILSKVPSVYLPQSIGPFHGESSAIVKHYASADAVFVRDNRSSAIFEANENVYRAPDLAVQALAKKMLMQPKFTRCASSPAVVCVVLRKPPEWSKEKKVAYVANLKLLLKRLRAKSKVVCAVQSAVRGNDDGAFYRELGITEDLLPLKATLAKYQPDLVISVRLHGAIESLLAGVPAFHISYERKGFGAYQDMGVEDWVINGGDINVDTIIDTVYAPNALSRFGKKLTDTCKEIEAKTELMDTIIKGIVR
- a CDS encoding phosphoribosylaminoimidazole carboxylase, with the translated sequence MIFRLLLRGGALGAKFLLVLAITHYLGYDALGFYGVVVAASLIASKFYSVGFSSEINRLISVGGSTRLVVDKVLILYLAVGLLLSVVTVALYSLFSDVEASAALIACVTLLLLTEHLSFEINSFVFSAQKANWGALLFFIKTGLWALVAVGGLMAGVVSTIASVLWLWVATNLMVIVAGYLIVVNVHKGRDISAVTTVSVWRAGLPFYLGGGLIALSQYAERFLILDLEPYASLGKYVYSWSAANTLQALSYAVVAVVGIPVLAKRYKDNQQALTVRQLFVNQWVLRSLIVSCAVAVLIYAFFNILLDYVAAAVPRPDNRILAILIFSFALRAVGDIVWGGLIASRNSRVSLASAAICLLISLPVSYVLIKHYSIYGAAWGNVFSITVQLAVIALLTRFARAKGSL
- the galU gene encoding UTP--glucose-1-phosphate uridylyltransferase GalU, whose product is MIRKCLFPAAGYGTRFLPATKAMPKEMLPIVNKPLIQYAVEEARDAGLQHMAIVTGRGKRALEDHFDISYELEHQIRGTEKEKFLAGTRELIETCTFAYTRQVEMKGLGHAILSGRPLIGDEPFAVVLADDLCLNLQGDGVLAQMIKLYKKFRCSIVAIQEVPRDQTHKYGVIAGELISEGIYRVNSMVEKPAPEDAPSNLAIIGRYILTPDIFDLIADTQPGKGGEIQITDALMKQAQNGCVLAYKFEGMRFDCGGAEGYIDATNFCYEQLYLNGL
- a CDS encoding SGNH/GDSL hydrolase family protein gives rise to the protein MDYVEDVRPVSAPVIEVSRPRERLAAMAKGKAGEVLAISVIGDSYSAGQDFYLNDLTQHLAKDFGFAGPGYVGFNHGAALGGSNFKYTRSSKKHFGGDWDVSSLGQASPDSRTVSGQPGAYLEVDSNETAVINTSIAQAKLLYLGDGKTSEMRYRWSPSDDWHPLTMTGSGVQEVQLSVPAKAEWALRLEVVKGAPTLFGLWLANNRGGVRVSKLAASGAASGDFYKSDRQWQTQWKAVVSKIPADVYLIMLGGNDQGFGVKPKDYLENMKGLVRMIREVHPAASINVILRQDTTRSSAYPMTEYAQVLEPWARSQNIAYSSLQCTFGPDFKRYANDGPTPMIGPDKIHPIPGAGGRLISDYVYRLIVGGVSECDSALK